The following are encoded in a window of Kitasatospora fiedleri genomic DNA:
- a CDS encoding peptide ABC transporter substrate-binding protein, whose product MRGANQAKWVVAAVAVALAATACGSGSSSSGSTGASNAQGTFSYQSTEPQNPLQPANAMEVGGGRIIKTLFKGLVDYDPTSGELRNQVADKIETTDAQNYTVTLKSGWTFHDGTPVTAKSFVDAWNWSANTKNKQINSDWFSDIQGYADVHPDEGDPKADTMSGLKVVDDTHFTIALNGPVSYFEYKLGYTAFSPLPEVFFTDPAKYGQAPIGNGPYKFVSWEHNKAVTVAAYDKYAGVDKPKNGGIVFKNYAQAEGAYKDLVSDNLDVLDQVDPSDLASYKTDLGDRAVDQAQGAIQSISFSLYADDWKPENLAKVRQGLSMAIDRDTITKTVLNGSRQPANSWVAPGAMGYKDNTCGEYCTYNPEKAKQLITEGGGVPGNKITVLYNADGGHKEWVDAVCNSIRQATGVECTGDAKPDFKTSRDLIKNKKVDGLMRTGWVQDYPLNANYLRDVYGTGAAANDAGYSSPEFDKLAAEADKATSVKETADLYQKAEEQLAKDMPAIPLWYYKTTAGYSKNVQNVKYDSFGDPVFTQVEVKQK is encoded by the coding sequence ATGCGCGGTGCCAACCAGGCCAAGTGGGTTGTCGCAGCCGTCGCGGTCGCCCTCGCCGCCACCGCTTGCGGCAGCGGCAGCTCTTCGAGCGGCTCCACCGGGGCGTCCAACGCCCAGGGCACGTTCAGCTACCAGAGCACCGAGCCGCAGAACCCGCTCCAGCCGGCGAACGCCATGGAGGTCGGCGGCGGCCGCATCATCAAGACCCTGTTCAAGGGTCTGGTCGACTACGACCCCACCAGCGGTGAGCTCCGCAACCAGGTCGCCGACAAGATCGAGACCACCGACGCCCAGAACTACACCGTCACCCTGAAGTCGGGCTGGACCTTCCACGACGGCACCCCGGTGACCGCCAAGTCCTTCGTGGACGCCTGGAACTGGTCCGCCAACACCAAGAACAAGCAGATCAACTCGGACTGGTTCTCGGACATCCAGGGCTACGCGGACGTCCACCCGGACGAGGGCGACCCGAAGGCCGACACCATGTCCGGCCTGAAGGTCGTGGACGACACGCACTTCACCATCGCGCTGAACGGCCCGGTCTCGTACTTCGAGTACAAGCTCGGCTACACCGCCTTCTCGCCGCTGCCCGAGGTCTTCTTCACCGACCCGGCGAAGTACGGCCAGGCCCCGATCGGCAACGGCCCCTACAAGTTCGTCTCGTGGGAGCACAACAAGGCCGTCACCGTCGCCGCCTACGACAAGTACGCGGGCGTCGACAAGCCGAAGAACGGCGGCATCGTCTTCAAGAACTACGCCCAGGCCGAGGGCGCCTACAAGGACCTGGTCTCCGACAACCTGGACGTGCTGGACCAGGTCGACCCGAGCGACCTGGCCTCGTACAAGACCGACCTGGGCGACCGCGCCGTCGACCAGGCCCAGGGCGCCATCCAGTCGATCTCCTTCTCGCTGTACGCGGACGACTGGAAGCCGGAGAACCTGGCCAAGGTCCGCCAGGGCCTGTCGATGGCGATCGACCGCGACACCATCACCAAGACGGTGCTCAACGGCTCGCGCCAGCCCGCCAACTCCTGGGTCGCCCCGGGCGCCATGGGCTACAAGGACAACACCTGCGGCGAGTACTGCACGTACAACCCGGAGAAGGCCAAGCAGCTGATCACCGAGGGCGGCGGCGTCCCCGGCAACAAGATCACCGTGCTGTACAACGCCGACGGCGGCCACAAGGAGTGGGTGGACGCGGTCTGCAACTCCATCCGCCAGGCCACCGGCGTGGAGTGCACCGGCGACGCCAAGCCGGACTTCAAGACCTCCCGCGACCTGATCAAGAACAAGAAGGTCGACGGTCTGATGCGCACCGGCTGGGTGCAGGACTACCCGCTGAACGCCAACTACCTGCGCGACGTCTACGGCACCGGCGCCGCGGCCAACGACGCCGGCTACTCCAGCCCGGAGTTCGACAAGCTGGCCGCCGAGGCGGACAAGGCCACCTCGGTCAAGGAGACCGCGGACCTGTACCAGAAGGCCGAGGAGCAGCTGGCCAAGGACATGCCGGCCATCCCGCTCTGGTACTACAAGACCACCGCCGGTTACTCGAAGAACGTGCAGAACGTGAAGTACGACTCCTTCGGCGACCCGGTCTTCACCCAGGTCGAGGTCAAGCAGAAGTAA
- a CDS encoding ABC transporter permease: MGRYVARRLLQMIPVFLGTVTIIFFMTRLLPGDPAAAMWGDKAADPAQLAAFKHDMGLDVSKWQQYLNYMGNLLTGNFGTAMNGRKVIDLIGEALPVTVRLALLAFVFELVVGIGIGLFAGLRRGKAFDKSTLVLTLLLISVPVPVLGFVFQTVFGIQLGWVTPTVQSSTDLSQLILPAVVLGSISLAYVARLTRTSIAENLKADYMRTAVAKGLPRRKVIGTHLLRNSMIPVVTFLGTDLGALMGGAIVTEGIFNVQGVGHALYQAINRNEGATVSGFVVVLVLVYLVASLLVDLLYAVLDPRIRYA, from the coding sequence ATGGGGCGCTACGTCGCGAGGCGACTGCTCCAGATGATCCCGGTGTTCCTGGGCACGGTCACCATCATCTTCTTCATGACCCGTCTGCTGCCCGGCGACCCCGCGGCGGCGATGTGGGGCGACAAGGCCGCCGACCCGGCCCAGCTCGCCGCGTTCAAGCACGACATGGGACTCGACGTCTCCAAGTGGCAGCAGTACCTCAACTACATGGGGAACCTGCTCACCGGCAACTTCGGCACGGCCATGAACGGCCGCAAGGTCATCGACCTGATCGGCGAGGCCCTCCCGGTCACCGTCCGACTGGCGCTGCTGGCCTTCGTCTTCGAGCTGGTCGTCGGCATCGGCATCGGCCTGTTCGCCGGCCTGCGCCGGGGCAAGGCGTTCGACAAGTCGACCCTGGTCCTGACCCTGCTGCTGATCTCCGTCCCCGTCCCGGTGCTCGGCTTCGTCTTCCAGACCGTCTTCGGCATCCAGCTCGGCTGGGTCACCCCGACGGTGCAGAGCAGCACCGACCTGAGCCAGCTGATCCTGCCCGCCGTCGTGCTGGGCTCGATCTCGCTCGCGTACGTCGCCCGCCTGACCCGGACCTCCATCGCGGAGAACCTGAAGGCCGACTACATGCGCACCGCCGTCGCCAAGGGCCTGCCCCGGCGCAAGGTGATCGGCACCCACCTGCTGCGCAACTCGATGATCCCGGTGGTCACCTTCCTGGGCACCGACCTGGGCGCCCTGATGGGCGGCGCGATCGTCACCGAGGGCATCTTCAACGTCCAGGGCGTCGGCCACGCGCTCTACCAGGCCATCAACCGCAACGAGGGCGCGACCGTCTCCGGCTTCGTCGTGGTGCTGGTGCTGGTCTACCTGGTTGCCAGCCTGCTCGTCGACCTGCTCTACGCGGTCCTGGACCCGAGGATCCGGTATGCCTGA
- a CDS encoding ABC transporter permease: MPDLITKNAPAGDGETPAERVAVPMPKTEKPRSLGLDAWHDLRKRPVFIISAALIVLLVLFAIFPSLFTSVDPRAGDLRHHYLTKPQYLHFFQADWFGYDGQGRSIYARVIYGARASVVVGICVTTGVTVLGGLLGMVAGYYGGWVDTIVSRFTDMVFGIPLLLGALVMLNAFSVRTVWSVVFALVVLGWTQMTRVMRGSVITVKQSDYVTAAKALGAGTGRIMFKHILPNAIAPVIVVATIALGGYIATEATLSFLGIGLQDPTISWGIDINSAQKVIRQAPFALFFPAGMLSLTVLAFIMLGDAVRDALDPKLR; encoded by the coding sequence ATGCCTGACCTGATCACGAAGAACGCCCCCGCCGGGGACGGCGAGACCCCCGCCGAGCGGGTCGCCGTCCCGATGCCCAAGACCGAGAAGCCGCGCAGCCTCGGCCTGGACGCCTGGCACGACCTGCGCAAGCGCCCGGTCTTCATCATCTCGGCCGCGCTGATCGTCCTGCTGGTGCTGTTCGCGATCTTCCCCAGCCTGTTCACCTCGGTGGACCCGCGGGCCGGCGACCTGCGCCACCACTACCTGACCAAGCCGCAGTACCTGCACTTCTTCCAGGCCGACTGGTTCGGCTACGACGGCCAGGGCCGCTCCATCTACGCCCGGGTGATCTACGGCGCCCGCGCCTCGGTGGTCGTCGGCATCTGCGTCACCACCGGCGTCACCGTCCTGGGCGGCCTGCTGGGCATGGTGGCCGGCTACTACGGCGGCTGGGTCGACACCATCGTCTCCCGCTTCACCGACATGGTCTTCGGCATCCCGCTGCTGCTCGGCGCGCTGGTCATGCTGAACGCCTTCTCGGTCCGCACGGTCTGGTCGGTGGTCTTCGCCCTGGTGGTGCTCGGCTGGACGCAGATGACCCGCGTGATGCGCGGCTCGGTGATCACCGTCAAGCAGTCCGACTACGTGACCGCGGCCAAGGCGCTCGGCGCCGGCACCGGCCGGATCATGTTCAAGCACATCCTGCCGAACGCGATCGCCCCGGTGATCGTGGTGGCGACCATCGCGCTGGGCGGCTACATCGCCACCGAGGCCACGCTGAGCTTCCTCGGCATCGGCCTCCAGGACCCGACCATCTCCTGGGGCATCGACATCAACTCGGCCCAGAAGGTGATCCGGCAGGCGCCGTTCGCGCTGTTCTTCCCGGCCGGCATGCTCAGCCTCACCGTGCTGGCGTTCATCATGCTCGGCGACGCGGTGCGCGACGCCCTCGACCCGAAGCTGCGTTGA
- a CDS encoding ABC transporter ATP-binding protein: MTTAREKTTAVKDRPAPGTPLLEVRDLHVEFKTRDGVAKAVNGVNYSVAAGETLAVLGESGSGKSVTAQTIMGILDMPPGRVTAGEILFRGRDMLKMSHEERRKIRGRKIAMIFQDALSSLNPVLSVGYQLGEMFRVHEGASKKEAKAKAIELMDRVRIPAAAQRVGDFPHQFSGGMRQRIMIAMALALEPDLIIADEPTTALDVTVQAQVMDLLAELQAEYHMGLILITHDLGVVADVADKIAVMYAGRIVETAPVHDLYANPAHPYTEGLLRSIPRLDQKGEELYAIKGLPPNLYKVPAGCAFNPRCDKAVDLCRTEVPALHQVTDRDGAELAGRKSACHLWKETLHG, encoded by the coding sequence ATGACCACCGCACGTGAGAAGACCACTGCCGTGAAGGACCGTCCGGCCCCCGGCACCCCGCTGCTCGAAGTCCGCGACCTGCACGTCGAGTTCAAGACCCGGGACGGCGTCGCCAAGGCCGTCAACGGCGTCAACTACTCGGTCGCGGCCGGCGAGACGCTGGCCGTGCTGGGCGAGTCCGGCTCCGGCAAGTCCGTCACCGCGCAGACCATCATGGGCATCCTCGACATGCCGCCCGGCCGGGTCACCGCCGGCGAGATCCTGTTCCGCGGCCGGGACATGCTCAAGATGTCCCACGAGGAGCGCCGGAAGATCCGCGGCCGGAAGATCGCGATGATCTTCCAGGACGCGCTCTCCTCGCTCAACCCGGTGCTCTCCGTCGGCTACCAGCTCGGCGAGATGTTCCGGGTGCACGAGGGCGCCTCCAAGAAGGAGGCCAAGGCCAAGGCCATCGAGCTGATGGACCGGGTCCGCATCCCCGCCGCCGCCCAGCGGGTGGGCGACTTCCCGCACCAGTTCTCCGGCGGCATGCGCCAGCGCATCATGATCGCGATGGCGCTGGCCCTGGAACCGGACCTGATCATCGCCGACGAGCCGACCACCGCGCTGGACGTCACCGTCCAGGCCCAGGTGATGGACCTGCTCGCCGAGCTCCAGGCCGAGTACCACATGGGCCTGATCCTGATCACCCACGACCTCGGCGTGGTCGCCGACGTCGCGGACAAGATCGCCGTCATGTACGCCGGCCGGATCGTCGAGACCGCCCCCGTGCACGACCTGTACGCCAACCCCGCCCACCCCTACACCGAGGGCCTGCTCCGGTCGATCCCGCGACTGGACCAGAAGGGCGAGGAGCTGTACGCGATCAAGGGCCTGCCGCCCAACCTCTACAAGGTCCCGGCCGGCTGCGCGTTCAACCCGCGCTGCGACAAGGCCGTCGACCTGTGCCGTACCGAGGTCCCCGCCCTGCACCAGGTCACCGACCGGGACGGCGCGGAGCTCGCCGGGCGCAAGAGCGCCTGCCACCTCTGGAAGGAGACCCTCCATGGCTGA